One Chloroflexota bacterium DNA window includes the following coding sequences:
- a CDS encoding pyridoxamine 5'-phosphate oxidase family protein, with product MSRDTSQLPPTHMRRSDRAVEDDAWIGSFLSEAPFGILATERDGQPFVNSNLFVYDGASRCIYIHTARTGRTRDNIEANNRVCFHVAAMGRLLPADVALEFSVEYEGVTLFGRATIIADRDEASYGLQHLLDKYFPHLKPGRDYRPIIEEELSRTTVIRIDIEGITGKRKAADTGFPGAFLFGEMAG from the coding sequence ATGTCCAGAGATACGTCACAGCTTCCACCCACCCACATGCGGCGATCCGACCGTGCAGTGGAGGATGATGCATGGATAGGGAGTTTTTTGAGCGAGGCGCCCTTTGGAATCCTTGCCACCGAACGTGATGGACAGCCTTTCGTCAACAGCAATCTCTTTGTCTACGATGGAGCCAGTCGCTGCATCTACATACACACTGCCCGCACGGGCCGCACGCGAGACAATATCGAGGCCAACAACCGGGTGTGCTTCCACGTGGCAGCGATGGGCCGCCTTTTGCCCGCCGATGTGGCGCTGGAGTTCAGTGTTGAATACGAAGGTGTTACTCTGTTCGGGCGGGCAACCATCATCGCCGACAGGGATGAAGCCAGCTATGGCCTGCAGCACCTGCTGGACAAGTATTTCCCCCATCTGAAGCCTGGCCGCGATTACCGGCCCATCATAGAAGAGGAACTGAGCCGCACTACGGTGATCCGGATCGACATCGAGGGAATCACGGGCAAACGTAAGGCTGCGGATACTGGCTTTCCCGGTGCCTTCCTGTTCGGAGAAATGGCAGGCTGA
- a CDS encoding corrinoid protein, which translates to MSEEILDQLYDCIIDGDAQGAADNVQAALDAGIGPAEILNDGMVAAMTEVGRMFENQECFVPEMLISARAMKQGMTVLRPHLVAADIQPVGKAVIGTVRGDLHDIGKNLVIMMLEGAGFEVVDLGVDMSPEAFVKAVEEHQPQIVGMSALLTTTMTSMRATVEALEEAGVRDQVAIMVGGAPVTDGFAEEIQADLFAPDASSAAKRARAWVENA; encoded by the coding sequence ATGTCCGAAGAAATCCTCGACCAACTTTACGATTGCATCATCGATGGTGATGCCCAGGGCGCTGCCGACAATGTTCAGGCGGCCCTGGATGCTGGAATCGGTCCGGCAGAGATTCTCAACGACGGCATGGTTGCCGCCATGACCGAGGTTGGGCGCATGTTCGAGAACCAGGAGTGTTTTGTGCCTGAGATGTTGATCTCCGCCCGTGCCATGAAGCAGGGCATGACCGTCTTGCGGCCTCACCTGGTGGCTGCCGACATCCAACCGGTGGGCAAGGCAGTTATCGGAACCGTTCGCGGTGACCTGCACGACATTGGCAAAAACCTGGTGATCATGATGTTGGAAGGTGCCGGTTTCGAGGTCGTTGACCTGGGCGTCGATATGTCACCGGAAGCCTTTGTGAAGGCTGTCGAAGAGCACCAACCGCAGATCGTCGGCATGAGTGCGTTGCTCACGACCACCATGACCAGCATGAGAGCCACCGTCGAAGCCCTGGAAGAGGCGGGTGTACGTGACCAGGTTGCCATCATGGTGGGCGGCGCTCCTGTCACCGATGGCTTTGCCGAGGAGATTCAAGCGGACCTGTTTGCGCCCGACGCGTCTTCCGCTGCCAAGCGAGCAAGGGCCTGGGTAGAGAATGCCTGA
- the glpK gene encoding glycerol kinase GlpK, whose amino-acid sequence MANYVGAVDQGTTSTRFMIFDHGGGVVGNHQLEHEQILPKPGWLEHDAMEVWQRTQEVIAVAMDMAGIDSGDLAAIGITNQRETTLVWDKNTGKPFYNAVVWQDTRTDHICGQLASEGGQDRFRATVGLPLSTYFAGPKIKWILENVEGVREAAAKGEAIFGTMDTWLIWNMTGGPGRGAHITDVTNASRTMLMDLKTLTWDDEILAVMDIPRRMLPEIRPSSDPDIYGYWNNVPVCGDLGDQQAATVGQTCFCPGQVKNTYGTGCFMIMNTGTDIVPSESGLLTTLCYKFGDEPTVYALEGSIAVTGALVQWLRDNLDFFDFSHHVEDYAREVPDSGGIYIVPAFSGLFAPYWQSDARGVIVGLTRFINKNHIARAALEATAYQTREVLDAMEKDSGVQVTALKVDGGMVYNDTLMQFQSDILDMPVVRPVVAETTALGAAYAAGYAVGFWKSLEEMTENWQIDTTWQPRMGGATRDKLYRGWLKAVQRTMNWLDD is encoded by the coding sequence ATGGCCAACTATGTAGGTGCCGTCGATCAGGGTACGACCAGCACCCGATTCATGATCTTCGACCATGGTGGCGGTGTTGTCGGCAACCACCAGCTTGAGCACGAACAGATTTTGCCCAAGCCGGGTTGGCTCGAGCACGATGCCATGGAGGTCTGGCAGCGCACCCAGGAGGTCATCGCGGTTGCCATGGACATGGCCGGGATCGACAGCGGTGACTTGGCGGCTATTGGCATCACCAACCAGCGCGAGACGACCCTTGTATGGGATAAAAACACCGGCAAGCCCTTCTACAACGCTGTTGTCTGGCAGGATACGCGCACCGACCATATCTGTGGCCAGTTGGCGAGCGAGGGTGGCCAGGATCGCTTTCGGGCAACGGTTGGCCTGCCGCTGTCCACCTATTTCGCCGGCCCCAAGATCAAGTGGATTCTGGAAAACGTCGAAGGTGTGCGTGAGGCCGCTGCAAAAGGGGAGGCCATTTTCGGCACCATGGACACCTGGTTGATCTGGAACATGACTGGCGGTCCCGGTCGTGGTGCTCATATTACCGACGTGACCAACGCCAGCCGGACCATGCTCATGGATCTGAAGACCCTGACCTGGGACGATGAGATACTGGCGGTTATGGATATTCCCAGGCGTATGTTGCCGGAGATTCGACCATCCAGCGATCCCGATATCTACGGGTATTGGAACAATGTGCCGGTCTGCGGGGACCTGGGGGATCAACAGGCTGCTACCGTTGGACAAACCTGTTTTTGTCCTGGACAGGTCAAAAACACCTATGGCACCGGCTGTTTTATGATCATGAATACCGGGACCGACATTGTTCCCAGCGAGAGTGGTTTGCTGACAACTCTCTGCTATAAGTTCGGTGATGAGCCGACTGTTTACGCGTTGGAGGGCTCAATCGCCGTCACCGGTGCTCTCGTGCAGTGGCTCCGGGATAACCTCGACTTTTTCGATTTCTCTCATCATGTCGAGGATTATGCAAGAGAAGTGCCCGACAGCGGCGGGATCTACATCGTGCCGGCGTTTTCGGGTCTGTTTGCACCCTACTGGCAGTCTGACGCTCGTGGCGTGATTGTAGGGCTCACGCGCTTTATCAACAAGAACCACATTGCCCGCGCTGCCCTGGAAGCTACCGCCTACCAGACACGGGAGGTCCTGGACGCGATGGAAAAGGACTCTGGTGTCCAGGTCACCGCGCTTAAGGTTGATGGCGGGATGGTTTACAATGATACGCTGATGCAGTTTCAATCGGATATTCTGGATATGCCAGTGGTGCGGCCTGTCGTTGCTGAGACCACGGCCCTGGGCGCTGCCTACGCGGCCGGCTACGCTGTCGGTTTCTGGAAGAGCCTGGAAGAGATGACAGAAAACTGGCAGATCGACACTACGTGGCAACCCCGGATGGGTGGGGCGACCCGGGATAAATTGTACAGGGGGTGGCTAAAGGCTGTGCAGCGCACGATGAACTGGCTGGATGATTGA
- a CDS encoding catalase — MTDRKKLTTSHGNPIGDNQNTQTAGPRGPVLLQDYQLLEKMATFNRERVPERVVHAKGSGAFGTLTVSHDITRYTKANIFSEIGKETDLLVRFSTVAGERGAADAERDVRGFAVKCYTEEGNWDMVGNNTPVFFVRDPYKFSDFIHTQKRDPKTNIRSNTAMWDFWSLSPESLHQVTILFSDRGLPQSYRFINGYGSHTYSFINDQDERFWVKFHFKTMQGIKTWTNAEGAEIIGKDRESSQRDLFEAIEGGDFPKWRFCVQIMSEEEAGTYDLNPFDLTKVWPHGDYPLIDVGIMELNRNAENYHAEIEQAAFEPSNIVPGIGFSPDKMLQARIMSYADAHRYRIGVNYAALPVNKPRSEVNTYHRDGKMRFDDNAGGAVNYEPNSMGGPEEDSRYLEPPLNISGDAGRYDHRDGNDDYSQPGDLFRLMTADQQGQLFGNIAAAMEGVPERIRVRQLVHFYLADPAYGNGVAKELGLDTALVEAWADLSLDELFSNTSEEGFADAKS, encoded by the coding sequence ATGACTGATCGCAAAAAGTTGACGACTTCCCACGGCAATCCCATTGGCGACAACCAGAACACCCAGACGGCAGGGCCGCGCGGCCCGGTGCTTTTGCAGGATTACCAACTTCTTGAGAAGATGGCGACCTTCAACCGTGAACGGGTCCCGGAGCGGGTTGTGCATGCCAAAGGTTCCGGGGCATTCGGCACCCTGACCGTGAGCCACGATATCACCAGGTACACCAAGGCTAATATCTTTTCCGAGATTGGCAAGGAGACTGATCTTCTCGTTCGTTTCTCCACGGTTGCCGGTGAGCGGGGTGCGGCCGATGCCGAAAGAGATGTGCGCGGGTTCGCGGTGAAATGCTACACGGAAGAAGGCAACTGGGATATGGTTGGCAACAATACCCCGGTCTTCTTCGTGCGCGACCCCTACAAGTTCAGCGATTTCATCCATACCCAAAAGCGCGATCCCAAGACCAATATACGCTCCAACACCGCGATGTGGGACTTCTGGTCTCTCTCCCCCGAGAGCCTGCACCAGGTGACCATCCTGTTCAGCGACCGGGGTCTGCCTCAGAGCTACCGCTTTATCAATGGCTACGGGAGCCACACCTACAGCTTCATTAACGACCAGGACGAGCGATTCTGGGTGAAATTCCATTTCAAGACGATGCAGGGCATCAAAACCTGGACCAATGCCGAGGGTGCCGAAATCATCGGGAAAGACCGGGAAAGCTCCCAGCGGGATCTGTTTGAGGCCATTGAAGGCGGGGATTTCCCGAAGTGGCGATTCTGTGTTCAGATCATGTCAGAAGAAGAGGCCGGGACCTACGATCTCAACCCCTTCGACCTGACCAAGGTCTGGCCCCACGGCGACTACCCGTTGATCGATGTGGGAATTATGGAACTCAACCGAAATGCAGAGAACTATCATGCCGAGATCGAACAGGCGGCCTTCGAGCCATCGAACATTGTGCCCGGAATAGGGTTCTCACCTGACAAGATGCTTCAGGCCCGGATCATGTCCTACGCCGATGCTCATCGCTATCGAATCGGTGTCAACTATGCTGCATTGCCGGTCAACAAGCCGCGATCCGAAGTGAACACCTATCACCGGGATGGCAAAATGCGTTTCGATGACAATGCTGGTGGCGCGGTCAACTATGAGCCCAACAGCATGGGAGGCCCGGAAGAGGATTCCCGGTATCTCGAACCGCCTCTCAATATCTCCGGCGATGCCGGCCGCTACGACCATCGCGACGGTAATGATGACTATTCTCAACCAGGCGATCTGTTCCGGCTCATGACCGCGGATCAGCAGGGGCAACTCTTCGGAAATATCGCAGCAGCCATGGAGGGTGTACCCGAACGGATCAGGGTTCGCCAGCTTGTTCACTTCTACCTGGCTGATCCGGCGTACGGCAACGGCGTCGCCAAGGAGCTTGGCCTGGATACAGCTTTAGTGGAAGCCTGGGCTGATCTCTCGCTCGACGAGCTTTTCTCCAATACAAGCGAAGAGGGATTCGCCGACGCGAAGTCCTGA